One window of Desulfovibrio subterraneus genomic DNA carries:
- a CDS encoding DUF1653 domain-containing protein translates to MSSYYRHFKGKYYQVIGTALDTATEGLVVVYRTLYASEYALFTRPYDEFFGSVSRTGRADEPRFAPVDWSEMPEEARRNVLTVLPLAGE, encoded by the coding sequence ATGAGCAGCTACTATCGACATTTCAAGGGGAAGTATTATCAGGTAATAGGCACAGCGCTGGATACCGCGACCGAAGGGCTCGTGGTGGTGTACCGCACTCTGTATGCCTCTGAATATGCTTTGTTTACACGCCCGTATGATGAATTTTTCGGTTCGGTCTCCCGCACCGGAAGGGCCGATGAACCTCGCTTTGCTCCTGTGGACTGGTCGGAAATGCCTGAAGAGGCCCGTCGGAATGTGCTGACAGTTCTGCCCCTTGCCGGGGAGTGA
- a CDS encoding LutC/YkgG family protein, giving the protein MSNTSARENIFARLHSASISGASYVPAAEKWVPAPIEDKAARVARFVELMSAMRTEVHQVKGDEWIGKLQEIMAERGLKNLVYGQDTDISKKLESAWKGKKDIAPLVPWTADVEEFRDELFEASAGITTTMGGIAESAAMILWPSPQEPRLLSLVPPVHFAVVKADKIWTSFAEAIEALDWNAKAPTNALLISGPSKTADIELILQFGVHGPTDLIVFVVD; this is encoded by the coding sequence ATGAGTAATACTAGCGCCCGCGAAAATATATTCGCCCGTCTCCACAGTGCCAGCATCTCCGGTGCTTCCTATGTTCCCGCTGCCGAGAAGTGGGTTCCCGCTCCCATCGAAGACAAGGCCGCACGCGTTGCACGCTTTGTGGAACTGATGAGCGCCATGCGCACGGAAGTGCATCAGGTCAAGGGCGACGAATGGATCGGCAAGCTTCAGGAAATCATGGCCGAACGTGGTCTCAAGAACCTCGTATATGGTCAGGATACCGATATCTCCAAGAAGCTTGAATCCGCATGGAAGGGCAAGAAGGATATCGCTCCGCTCGTTCCGTGGACTGCCGATGTGGAAGAATTCCGCGATGAGCTTTTCGAAGCTTCTGCCGGCATCACCACCACCATGGGCGGTATCGCAGAATCCGCAGCCATGATTCTGTGGCCTTCTCCTCAGGAACCCCGTCTTCTGTCCCTTGTTCCTCCGGTACACTTTGCCGTGGTCAAGGCCGACAAGATCTGGACTTCCTTTGCTGAAGCCATTGAAGCTCTGGACTGGAACGCTAAGGCTCCCACCAACGCGCTGCTCATCTCCGGTCCTTCCAAGACTGCAGATATCGAACTGATTCTGCAGTTCGGCGTGCACGGTCCCACGGACCTGATCGTGTTCGTTGTAGACTAA